Proteins encoded in a region of the Macaca mulatta isolate MMU2019108-1 chromosome X, T2T-MMU8v2.0, whole genome shotgun sequence genome:
- the IL9R gene encoding interleukin-9 receptor isoform X3: MRKLRLGDLGFPRPWWSLQPCLHISQEQADCPPHSHLSSNCCKKGQTLLQRTCHGVSCCGRWCQAARSILGKGWTLESEALRRDMGTWLLACTCVCTCVCLGVCVTEEGQGPRAGNFTCLTNNILRIDCHWSAPELGQGSSPWLLFTSNQAPGGTHKCILQGSECTVVLPPEAVLVPSDNFTITFHHCVSGREQVSLVDPEYLPRRHVKLDPPSDLQSNISSGHCILTWSISPALEPMTTLLNYELAFKKQEEAWERAQHRDHIVGVTWLVLEAFELDPGFILEARLRVRMATLEDDVAEEERYTGQWSEWSQPVYFQAPQRQGPLIPPWGQPDNTLVAVSVFLLLIGLTYLLFKLSPRVKRIFYQNVPSPAAFFRPLYSVHNGNFQVCAETMAGRGGQGLPRALACPGCWLS; the protein is encoded by the exons atgagaaaactgaggctcggagacCTGGGCTTCCCCAGGCCCTGGTGGTCACTCCAACCCTGCCTTCACATATCCCAAGAGCAGGCTGACTGTCCTCCCCATTCCCACCTTTCCAGTAACTGCTGCAAGAAGGGACAGACACTGCTGCAGAGAACTTGCCACGGTGTCTCATGCTGCGGCCGGTGGTGCCAGGCTGCACGCTCCATTCTAGGGAAGG GCTGGACCTTGGAGAGTGAAGCCCTGAGGCGAGACATGGGCACCTGGCTCCTGGCCTGCACCTGCGTCTGCACCTGTGTCTGCTTGGGAGTCTGTGTCACAGAGGAAGGACAAG GGCCAAGGGCTGGAAACTTCACCTGCCTCACCAACAACATTCTCAGGATCGATTGCCACTGGTCTGCCCCAGAGCTTGGCCAGGGCTCCAGCCCCTGGCTTCTCTTCACCAG CAACCAGGCTCCCGGCGGCACACATAAGTGCATCTTGCAGGGCAGTGAGTGCACCGTAGTGCTGCCACCCGAGGCAGTGCTCGTGCCATCCGACAATTTCACCATCACTTTCCACCACTGCGTGTCTGGCAGGGAGCAGGTCAGCCTGGTGGACCCGGAGTACCTGCCCCGGAGACATG TTAAACTGGACCCGCCCTCTGACTTGCAGAGCAACATCAGCTCTGGCCACTGCATCCTGACCTGGAGCATCAGTCCTGCCTTGGAGCCAATGACCACACTTCTCAACTATGAATTGGCCTTCAAGAAGCAGGAAGAGGCCTGGGAG cgGGCCCAGCACAGGGATCACATTGTCGGGGTGACCTGGCTCGTACTTGAAGCCTTTGAGCTGGACCCTGGCTTTATCCTTGAGGCCAGGCTGCGTGTCCGGATGGCCACATTGGAGGATGACGTGGCAGAGGAGGAGCGTTACACAGGCCAGTGGAGTGAGTGGAGCCAGCCTGTGTACTTCCAGGCTCCCCAGAGACAAG GCCCTCTGATCCCACCCTGGGGGCAGCCAGACAACACCCTTGTCGCTGTGTCCGTCTTCCTCCTGCTGATTGGCCTGACTTACCTCCTGTTCAAGCTTTCACCCAG GGTGAAGAGAATCTTCTACCAGAACGTGCCCTCTCCAGCGGCGTTCTTCCGGCCCCTCTACAGTGTGCACAATGGGAACTTCCAGGTGTGTGCAGAGACCATGGCAGGGCGTGGGGGGCAGGGGTTGCCCAGAGCTCTGGCCTGCCCGGGATGTTGGCTTTCATGA